In Shouchella patagoniensis, the following are encoded in one genomic region:
- a CDS encoding ABC transporter ATP-binding protein codes for MSLLKLLKEPFQYERIDWRKKRSPISQSEGKAQHPHAARASGKAPKAKDWKGATKRILAYLGERKPALVLVMGLVIVSSLLMLVGPFLIGIIIDNYIIPADFDGLGMILLLLLASYVGLSVATFFQNFVMVRIAQATVYDIRKDLFAHLQRLPIGFFDKRLHGDIMSRVTNDIENISGTLNSSIVQILSSVVTFVGILAVMLYLSPVLTLITMLVIPIMFFGMRWITKRTQVFFKEQQRTLGQLNGYSEETIAGQQMVKTFSREQPVIEGFRERNEALRGAGFWAQTYSGFIPKLMNVLNNLSFTVIAGIGGLMAINQTAGVTVGIMVVFVEYSRQFTRPLNDLANQFNMLLSALAGAERVFDIMDEQPEKDHQDAQSIRSIKGNVRFNQVGFSYGETPTLKDISFEARPGETFAFVGPTGAGKTTIINLLTGFYPINEGVIEIDGKDMTTLKKEDLRKQLGVVLQDSFLFQGTIMENIRYGRLEATDQEVIEAAKLANAHGFISYLPGGYGTILQQDGGGISQGQKQLISIARALLADPAILILDEATSSIDTVTEMKIQEALKRLMAGRTSFVIAHRLNTIESADTILVLQEGRVTESGSHSNLMKQRGFYYELQHSKNMDAIL; via the coding sequence ATGTCTCTTTTGAAGTTGTTAAAAGAACCATTCCAATATGAACGAATTGATTGGCGGAAAAAGCGGTCTCCTATTTCTCAATCCGAAGGAAAAGCTCAACATCCTCATGCAGCTAGGGCTAGTGGAAAAGCCCCAAAAGCGAAAGATTGGAAAGGTGCTACGAAACGAATCTTAGCTTATCTTGGAGAGAGAAAACCAGCACTTGTACTTGTGATGGGTTTAGTCATTGTTAGCTCCTTGCTTATGTTAGTTGGCCCTTTCTTAATCGGGATCATTATCGACAATTATATTATCCCAGCTGACTTTGATGGCTTAGGTATGATTTTGCTTCTTTTACTTGCTTCCTATGTGGGTTTATCAGTTGCGACTTTTTTCCAAAATTTTGTGATGGTCCGCATTGCTCAAGCAACCGTTTATGATATAAGAAAAGATTTGTTTGCCCATTTACAGCGGCTCCCTATTGGTTTCTTTGACAAACGGTTACATGGGGATATTATGAGCAGGGTCACGAATGATATTGAAAATATTTCAGGAACATTAAATTCTTCAATCGTACAAATTTTGTCTAGTGTAGTTACTTTTGTAGGGATTCTTGCTGTCATGCTTTATTTGTCTCCTGTGTTAACACTCATTACAATGCTTGTTATTCCAATTATGTTTTTCGGTATGCGCTGGATTACAAAGAGAACACAAGTGTTTTTTAAAGAACAACAACGAACATTAGGTCAATTAAATGGGTATTCGGAAGAAACGATTGCTGGTCAACAAATGGTGAAGACTTTTTCTCGTGAACAGCCCGTAATTGAAGGCTTTAGAGAACGAAATGAAGCTTTGCGTGGTGCGGGGTTCTGGGCACAAACGTATTCAGGATTCATTCCGAAATTAATGAACGTCTTAAATAATCTAAGCTTTACAGTGATAGCTGGGATCGGCGGGTTGATGGCAATTAATCAAACCGCAGGTGTGACCGTTGGTATTATGGTTGTATTTGTTGAGTATTCACGACAATTTACTCGACCACTTAATGACTTAGCTAATCAATTTAATATGCTTTTATCTGCTTTGGCTGGCGCAGAACGTGTATTTGACATCATGGATGAGCAGCCCGAAAAAGACCATCAAGATGCTCAATCGATCCGTTCTATTAAAGGCAATGTTCGATTTAATCAGGTCGGATTTTCATATGGTGAGACTCCCACATTAAAAGATATTTCCTTTGAAGCGCGTCCAGGAGAAACATTCGCATTTGTAGGGCCTACAGGGGCTGGGAAAACAACAATTATAAATTTATTAACGGGTTTCTATCCGATTAATGAAGGGGTCATTGAAATTGATGGCAAAGATATGACAACGTTGAAAAAGGAAGATTTACGAAAACAACTAGGAGTTGTCTTACAAGATTCATTTTTATTTCAAGGAACCATTATGGAAAATATTCGTTACGGTCGACTAGAAGCAACGGATCAAGAAGTGATTGAAGCAGCTAAATTGGCCAACGCACATGGGTTTATCTCCTATTTACCAGGTGGCTATGGGACGATTTTACAGCAAGACGGCGGTGGCATTAGTCAAGGTCAAAAGCAGCTTATTTCTATAGCGCGGGCATTGCTCGCCGATCCTGCGATTCTCATTTTGGATGAGGCGACGTCAAGTATTGATACGGTAACGGAAATGAAAATACAAGAAGCATTAAAACGACTGATGGCGGGGCGGACTAGTTTTGTTATCGCTCACAGGTTGAATACGATTGAATCAGCTGACACGATCCTTGTTTTGCAAGAAGGGCGTGTGACAGAAAGTGGTAGTCATTCCAACTTAATGAAACAACGAGGTTTCTATTATGAATTGCAACATTCCAAAAATATGGATGCAATTTTATAA
- a CDS encoding ATP-binding protein — MVIEKLVLNVFVILVPVLIYSLKAEGSWKIQRSLTMFLFMSGAVVLSMAFSVEIEGIHLDLRFVPTLLAFLYGGRRAGWGVAGVALIGRMFQGGDMVLLGIGLILLTTVIFSVFAPRFYSLPPKWPRVRCAVLFSFIPTTIQLGAAAVLWEMTETRTMDSLWSIGLEYMLFFTGATLLVTHLYETLLERERILAELVAVEKHNTMGELAASIAHEVRNPLTVVKGFIQLLAEEKDQNQNQYHKLILSELDRAESIIHEYLNASKPQRNESCVIALEEHVKSVVALMEPYATKNNLQLKGQYEAEVSVFVDEKKLKQSLMNFIKNAIEATPVQGDVTVTLRATKEKALVLIEDTGYGMTKAQLKQLGTAYFTTKETGTGLGTMVSIRMIEMMGGTVTYKSKLQKGTCVEVVLPLHG; from the coding sequence ATGGTTATTGAGAAATTAGTTCTAAATGTATTTGTCATATTAGTCCCCGTGCTAATTTATAGCCTTAAAGCTGAAGGAAGTTGGAAAATACAGCGCTCGCTCACGATGTTTTTATTTATGAGTGGCGCTGTTGTGCTCAGCATGGCTTTTTCAGTTGAGATCGAAGGGATTCATTTAGATTTACGATTTGTGCCTACTTTGCTTGCGTTCCTATATGGTGGAAGACGAGCTGGGTGGGGAGTCGCGGGGGTTGCACTAATTGGGCGAATGTTTCAAGGCGGAGATATGGTTCTGCTTGGTATTGGTTTAATTTTACTTACTACTGTTATCTTTAGTGTGTTTGCGCCGCGTTTCTATTCTCTCCCCCCAAAGTGGCCGAGGGTGAGATGTGCAGTATTGTTTTCTTTTATCCCGACTACGATTCAGCTAGGGGCGGCTGCCGTCTTATGGGAGATGACTGAAACTAGAACAATGGATTCGTTATGGTCGATAGGCTTGGAATACATGCTTTTCTTTACAGGGGCTACTTTATTGGTAACACATTTATATGAAACGCTTCTCGAACGTGAACGCATTCTCGCAGAACTCGTAGCAGTTGAAAAACATAATACAATGGGAGAATTGGCTGCATCAATTGCACATGAAGTACGAAACCCTTTGACCGTTGTAAAAGGATTTATTCAGCTGCTTGCTGAAGAAAAAGATCAAAATCAGAATCAATATCATAAGTTGATCCTTAGTGAACTCGACCGAGCTGAATCAATTATTCATGAATATTTAAACGCGTCAAAACCGCAACGAAATGAAAGTTGTGTGATTGCATTAGAAGAACATGTGAAAAGCGTTGTAGCCTTAATGGAGCCTTATGCGACAAAGAACAATCTGCAATTAAAGGGCCAATACGAAGCTGAGGTCTCTGTCTTTGTAGATGAAAAAAAATTAAAGCAATCGTTAATGAATTTTATAAAAAATGCAATCGAGGCGACGCCGGTTCAAGGTGATGTTACGGTGACGCTGAGAGCAACAAAAGAAAAAGCATTGGTACTTATTGAAGACACAGGTTATGGGATGACAAAAGCACAATTAAAACAATTAGGAACTGCTTATTTTACAACAAAAGAAACCGGCACTGGTCTTGGTACAATGGTATCTATCCGAATGATTGAAATGATGGGCGGTACAGTTACATATAAAAGCAAGCTTCAAAAAGGCACATGCGTGGAAGTCGTATTACCACTGCATGGATGA
- a CDS encoding ABC transporter ATP-binding protein encodes MKTVFSYLLPYKVVASIAFLFMLLELVVELVQPLLLARIINDGILQDDLRTVLILGSVMVGFSLLAFISGVLNSFYAGHAGQSTGFDLRNAMFKKIQRSSLGKLQPFATSSLMTRLTNDVTQIQNTIFMGLRIMARAPLLVIGGAIMALLINVRLALFLFVTIPILVLFLLWILKKGVHIFSEVQTKVDSVNHVVRENLTGIRLVRVFVRKTHEMGRFFQESDALRHRTVQAFRLMELTMPVLLLLMNVSVLLILWFGSFQIENNSTQVGDVVAIVNYATRITSALGVFAMIIMVFSRARASALRIEEVLIEPDDELLASEQKPVPPVLRGDLAFRHVSFSYEENAPLVLKDIHFHVHAGETVAVLGETGSGKTSLFQLIPKLYEATEGSVEIDGTSIKEWNVQELRRQMGYVPQAIRLFSGTIRENIAWGVPDASMAAIEQAAKAAQIHETIVKLPEGYDTRVGQQGVNLSGGQKQRISIARALLRKPKLLLLDDSTSALDTKTEERFLSELEQYDCTVLIITQKLSTAQQANRILLLEYGEMVGFGSHKQLLNSSEFYKRIYDSQYGKGAF; translated from the coding sequence TTGAAAACAGTTTTTTCCTATTTACTACCTTATAAAGTAGTCGCAAGCATTGCTTTTTTATTTATGTTACTTGAACTTGTTGTCGAACTTGTACAACCATTATTGCTCGCACGTATTATTAATGATGGAATACTCCAGGATGATTTAAGAACAGTGCTTATTTTAGGTAGTGTGATGGTTGGATTTTCTTTACTGGCTTTTATCTCTGGTGTACTTAATTCTTTCTATGCTGGTCATGCTGGTCAGAGTACAGGTTTTGATCTTAGAAATGCAATGTTTAAAAAAATTCAGCGATCAAGTCTTGGCAAGTTGCAGCCCTTTGCCACGTCGTCACTAATGACGCGATTAACAAATGATGTCACACAAATTCAAAACACAATTTTTATGGGTTTGAGAATAATGGCGAGGGCACCATTGCTTGTAATTGGTGGAGCGATTATGGCTCTTTTGATTAATGTGCGGTTAGCGCTGTTCCTGTTTGTGACCATTCCAATTTTAGTCTTATTTTTATTATGGATTTTAAAGAAAGGCGTACATATTTTTAGTGAAGTTCAAACAAAAGTTGACAGTGTGAATCATGTTGTGCGTGAGAATTTAACTGGAATTCGTCTTGTACGTGTATTTGTTAGAAAAACGCATGAAATGGGTCGTTTTTTCCAAGAAAGTGATGCACTTAGACACCGGACAGTTCAGGCGTTTAGGTTAATGGAATTAACGATGCCTGTTTTGTTATTGCTTATGAATGTTTCTGTCTTGCTTATTTTATGGTTCGGAAGTTTTCAGATTGAAAACAATTCAACTCAAGTCGGTGATGTTGTCGCTATCGTCAATTATGCAACGCGAATTACATCAGCTTTGGGTGTGTTTGCGATGATTATTATGGTTTTTTCTAGGGCGCGCGCGTCTGCTTTGCGCATTGAAGAAGTCTTGATTGAGCCAGATGATGAGTTGCTGGCAAGTGAACAGAAACCAGTTCCTCCAGTTTTACGTGGCGATCTTGCATTTCGTCATGTGTCTTTTTCTTATGAAGAAAACGCGCCTTTGGTGTTGAAAGATATTCATTTTCACGTTCATGCTGGTGAGACTGTGGCGGTCCTAGGAGAGACAGGATCAGGTAAAACGTCATTGTTTCAGTTAATTCCTAAATTATATGAAGCGACTGAGGGCAGCGTAGAAATTGATGGAACATCAATTAAAGAATGGAATGTTCAAGAATTGCGTCGGCAGATGGGGTATGTCCCGCAAGCCATTCGACTTTTTTCTGGAACCATCCGAGAGAACATAGCTTGGGGGGTGCCAGATGCTTCAATGGCAGCGATTGAACAGGCTGCAAAAGCAGCGCAAATTCATGAGACGATTGTTAAATTGCCAGAAGGATACGATACCCGTGTTGGTCAGCAAGGTGTGAACTTGTCGGGAGGACAGAAGCAACGAATTTCTATTGCACGTGCTCTCTTAAGGAAGCCAAAACTATTGCTTCTTGATGATAGTACAAGTGCGCTTGATACAAAGACAGAAGAACGTTTTTTAAGCGAGCTTGAGCAATATGATTGTACCGTACTTATTATTACGCAAAAGTTGTCTACCGCTCAGCAAGCGAATCGGATCTTACTGTTGGAATATGGAGAGATGGTTGGGTTTGGTAGTCATAAACAGTTACTGAATTCTTCGGAATTCTATAAAAGAATCTATGATTCCCAGTATGGAAAGGGGGCATTCTAA